From one Rhizobium sp. CIAT894 genomic stretch:
- a CDS encoding winged helix-turn-helix domain-containing protein: MTNLLSNSDARRVFLAKQGLSAPPNRALTKEGLLQLIRELGFVQVDSIQTVERAHHQILFSRNQTYRREHLTALLEKDGALFEHWTHDASILPSAFFVYWKHKFRHQEKVLVERWRKWRGEGFEAAFAETYERVERGGAILARDIKADGHVSGGWWNWHPNKTALEYFWHTGKFAIAGRSNFQKIYDLTERVIPEEFRKPEVSREEFVDWACRSALARLGFATHGEIAAFWNLVSPDEAKAWVSAHRDELIEVLIEPALEAKPRPSWAFADFLSTVDNYPGAPPRIRVLSPFDPMIRDRNRTERLFGFFYRIEIFVPEPKREYGYYVFPLLEGDRLIGRIDMKADRKKSTLDVKRLWLEPGVKASAGRLERLEAELERVARFAGVEKVVLMEGWRG, encoded by the coding sequence ATGACGAATCTGCTTTCCAATTCCGACGCCCGCCGTGTCTTTCTTGCCAAGCAGGGCCTCAGCGCGCCACCGAACCGCGCTTTGACCAAGGAAGGGCTGCTGCAGCTCATCCGTGAACTGGGTTTCGTCCAGGTGGACAGCATCCAGACGGTGGAGCGGGCGCATCACCAGATCCTGTTTTCCCGCAACCAGACCTACAGGCGCGAGCACCTGACCGCGCTGCTGGAAAAGGACGGCGCGCTGTTCGAACATTGGACGCACGACGCTTCCATTCTGCCGAGCGCCTTCTTCGTTTATTGGAAGCACAAGTTCCGCCACCAGGAGAAGGTGCTCGTCGAACGCTGGCGCAAATGGCGCGGCGAGGGCTTCGAGGCGGCATTTGCGGAAACCTACGAGCGCGTCGAACGCGGCGGCGCCATCCTGGCGCGCGACATCAAGGCCGACGGTCACGTTTCCGGCGGCTGGTGGAACTGGCATCCGAACAAGACGGCCCTCGAATATTTCTGGCACACCGGCAAGTTCGCCATCGCCGGCCGCTCGAACTTCCAGAAGATCTATGATCTCACCGAGCGCGTCATCCCGGAGGAGTTCCGCAAGCCGGAGGTGAGCCGCGAGGAATTCGTCGACTGGGCCTGCCGCAGCGCGCTCGCCCGCCTCGGCTTTGCTACCCACGGCGAGATCGCGGCCTTCTGGAACCTCGTCTCGCCCGACGAAGCCAAGGCCTGGGTATCAGCCCATCGCGACGAGTTGATCGAAGTGCTGATCGAACCGGCGCTCGAGGCCAAGCCGCGCCCCTCCTGGGCCTTTGCCGATTTCCTCTCGACCGTCGACAACTACCCCGGCGCGCCACCGCGCATCCGCGTCCTCAGCCCCTTCGACCCGATGATCCGCGACCGCAACCGCACCGAACGCCTGTTCGGCTTCTTCTACCGCATCGAGATTTTCGTGCCCGAGCCGAAGCGCGAATATGGCTATTACGTCTTCCCGCTGCTCGAAGGCGACAGGCTGATCGGCCGCATCGACATGAAGGCGGACAGGAAGAAATCGACGCTCGACGTCAAGCGGCTCTGGCTGGAACCGGGGGTGAAGGCGTCGGCCGGGCGGTTGGAGCGGCTGGAAGCGGAGCTCGAGCGGGTGGCGCGGTTTGCCGGCGTGGAGAAGGTTGTTTTGATGGAGGGGTGGAGGGGGTAG
- a CDS encoding EAL domain-containing protein: protein MLSRLSDNKQLRRVLKNTRVSFLVSSFVALVIIMVGFGLDRANTQSYVRELHIRTESEANLIRARVMAEINMDLSMVRDLANLISVSAANGEEMERQINWLLIQNPSFIHIAVAPDFIIDNVYPRLPGNEQIGRDVRATLFSRQAMTPAAGDQSARFYGPVSIDGRDGFAIFFPVFAKENGQRRLWGAVELVIDQQMFYEATGLMPARDRENRERFPHLNHLSIAVRDVGSPAKAATTAPFFGSSDIDDRDPIRQKIGFPGGKWELSVVPNSGWDAIPENRTELRLIVAAAGCIIIIPIFFATLLLGERNRNITELETREAKLKELSQRLDLALKSSNIGIWELQDQTSSLLWDARAAALHGKPAQEASRGLDEWLAAILPEDREIAEIHFFSCSIAGAACTAQYRILLADGGIRHLRSVGAVYTDAGGVSKTIGIVWDVTVDAETTDTLRKARDTSEVKNAELELALEELSSREGELAELSSRLDLALNSYQCGIWEARPGRGGSIWNERMHELYGLAPRNGFMTEETWLGCIHPEDRGLALESARYFKKNGDTHTLVCRVISDDGSVRYVRSVGKVHQTGTGETKIMGIAFDATEDMLMTIRLKAAKDEAVAKNIELELAKNRIEHNSLHDPLTALANRRKLDIALEKLTHDGRRQRQKFSILHIDLDRFKEINDTLGHAAGDAMLVHASKVLARNVRGSDLVARIGGDEFVILALDVGDTEMAELSTRIIEEMRQPIDFQGFSCRCGVSIGVALANGIHVDARKVLINADIALYSAKSLGRNRFEFFNHNLQADVINTKRTADEILAGIDNGEFTAWYQPQFSARTMELTGVEALVRWKHPAKGWLAPDKFLRIADEINVVQTLDRIVLETALRDKMRWTALGIAVPKVSVNVSARRLHDGSLLESLADLSIRPGELSFELVESIFLDESEDVVSHNLERIKALGIDIEVDDFGTGHTSIVSLLKLKPKRLKIDRQLVQPIVNASQERALVSSIIEIARSLGVETVAEGVETAAHAELLRDLGCDILQGYAFSRPLSFDDFTTEATGTGWRLAS from the coding sequence TTGCTTTCCAGGCTGAGCGACAACAAGCAGTTACGGCGCGTGTTGAAGAATACCCGCGTCTCGTTTCTGGTTTCATCGTTCGTCGCCCTTGTCATTATCATGGTCGGCTTCGGCCTCGACCGGGCCAATACTCAATCTTATGTGCGCGAACTTCATATCCGCACCGAAAGCGAGGCGAACCTCATCCGCGCCAGGGTGATGGCTGAGATCAATATGGACCTCAGCATGGTCCGCGACCTTGCCAATCTGATCTCCGTCAGCGCCGCAAACGGAGAGGAGATGGAGCGGCAGATCAACTGGCTGCTGATCCAGAATCCGTCCTTCATTCACATCGCCGTCGCACCGGATTTCATCATCGACAACGTCTATCCCAGGCTACCCGGCAATGAGCAGATCGGCCGCGACGTGCGCGCAACGCTGTTTTCACGCCAGGCGATGACGCCTGCGGCCGGCGATCAGTCGGCCCGCTTCTACGGCCCTGTCAGCATCGACGGCCGGGACGGCTTTGCGATATTCTTCCCGGTCTTCGCCAAGGAGAACGGCCAGCGGCGGCTCTGGGGGGCGGTCGAGCTCGTCATCGACCAGCAGATGTTCTACGAGGCGACCGGGCTGATGCCGGCGCGCGACCGCGAGAACCGGGAACGTTTTCCGCATCTCAACCATCTTTCGATCGCCGTCCGCGATGTCGGCTCGCCGGCGAAGGCCGCGACAACAGCCCCCTTCTTCGGGTCGTCCGATATCGACGACAGGGATCCGATTCGCCAGAAGATCGGCTTTCCCGGCGGCAAATGGGAGCTTTCCGTCGTCCCGAACAGCGGCTGGGACGCAATACCGGAAAACCGAACCGAGCTGCGCCTGATCGTCGCTGCCGCCGGCTGCATCATCATCATCCCGATTTTCTTCGCCACGCTGCTGCTCGGTGAGCGCAATCGCAACATCACCGAGCTGGAAACACGCGAGGCGAAACTCAAGGAACTGTCGCAGCGGCTCGATCTGGCGCTGAAATCCTCGAATATCGGCATCTGGGAGCTGCAGGATCAGACCAGCAGCCTGCTCTGGGATGCGCGCGCGGCGGCCCTGCACGGCAAGCCGGCGCAGGAGGCAAGCCGAGGGCTCGACGAATGGCTGGCGGCGATCCTGCCCGAGGACCGAGAGATCGCCGAAATCCACTTCTTCAGTTGCAGCATTGCCGGCGCTGCCTGCACGGCGCAGTACCGCATCCTGCTTGCCGATGGCGGCATCCGCCACCTGCGCTCGGTCGGCGCCGTCTATACCGATGCCGGCGGCGTCAGCAAGACGATCGGCATCGTCTGGGACGTGACCGTCGATGCGGAGACGACCGACACGCTGCGCAAAGCCAGGGACACGAGCGAGGTCAAGAATGCCGAGCTGGAACTGGCGCTTGAAGAGCTTTCCAGCCGCGAGGGGGAACTCGCCGAGCTGTCGAGCCGGCTCGACCTTGCGCTCAACTCCTATCAGTGCGGCATCTGGGAAGCGCGGCCCGGCCGGGGCGGCTCGATCTGGAACGAGCGCATGCACGAGCTCTACGGGCTTGCCCCTCGCAACGGCTTCATGACCGAAGAGACCTGGCTTGGCTGCATCCACCCCGAGGATCGGGGCCTGGCGCTCGAAAGCGCGCGTTACTTCAAGAAGAACGGCGATACGCACACCCTCGTCTGCCGGGTGATATCAGACGACGGCTCGGTGCGCTATGTGCGCTCGGTCGGCAAGGTTCACCAGACGGGAACCGGCGAGACGAAGATCATGGGCATCGCCTTCGATGCCACCGAAGACATGCTGATGACGATCCGGCTGAAAGCGGCCAAGGACGAGGCGGTCGCCAAGAATATCGAACTCGAGCTCGCCAAGAACAGGATCGAGCACAATTCGCTGCACGACCCGCTGACTGCGCTCGCCAATCGCCGCAAGCTCGATATCGCGCTTGAAAAGCTCACCCATGACGGCCGCCGGCAGCGGCAGAAATTCTCGATACTGCATATCGACCTCGACCGCTTCAAGGAAATCAACGACACGCTCGGCCATGCCGCCGGCGATGCGATGCTGGTGCATGCCTCGAAAGTGCTCGCCAGGAACGTCCGCGGCAGCGATCTGGTTGCGCGCATCGGCGGCGACGAGTTCGTCATCCTCGCGCTCGACGTCGGCGACACGGAGATGGCCGAGCTTTCGACGAGGATCATCGAGGAGATGCGCCAGCCGATCGATTTTCAGGGTTTTTCCTGCCGCTGCGGCGTGTCGATCGGCGTGGCGCTGGCCAACGGCATCCATGTCGATGCGCGCAAGGTGCTGATCAATGCCGATATCGCGCTCTACAGCGCCAAAAGCCTGGGCCGCAATCGCTTCGAATTCTTCAATCACAATCTGCAGGCCGATGTCATCAACACCAAGCGCACGGCCGACGAGATCCTCGCCGGCATCGACAACGGCGAATTCACCGCCTGGTACCAGCCGCAATTCTCAGCCCGGACGATGGAACTGACCGGCGTCGAGGCGCTGGTGCGCTGGAAGCATCCGGCCAAGGGGTGGCTCGCCCCCGACAAGTTCCTGCGCATCGCCGACGAGATCAATGTTGTGCAGACGCTCGACCGGATCGTGCTGGAAACGGCGCTGCGCGACAAGATGCGCTGGACGGCGCTGGGCATTGCCGTACCCAAGGTCTCGGTCAATGTCTCGGCGCGGCGGCTGCATGACGGCAGCCTGCTGGAATCGCTCGCCGATCTCTCGATCCGCCCGGGCGAACTCTCCTTCGAACTGGTGGAATCGATCTTCCTCGACGAGAGCGAGGATGTCGTCTCGCACAATCTCGAGCGTATCAAGGCGCTCGGCATCGATATCGAGGTCGACGATTTCGGCACCGGCCATACCTCGATCGTTAGCCTGTTGAAGCTGAAGCCGAAGCGACTGAAGATCGACCGCCAACTGGTGCAGCCGATCGTGAATGCCTCGCAGGAACGGGCGCTGGTCAGCTCGATCATCGAGATCGCCCGCTCGCTCGGCGTCGAGACGGTGGCCGAAGGGGTGGAGACGGCGGCCCATGCCGAACTGCTGCGCGATCTCGGCTGCGATATTCTGCAGGGCTATGCCTTCTCGCGGCCGCTCTCCTTCGACGATTTCACCACCGAAGCCACAGGAACGGGATGGCGGCTGGCCTCGTGA
- a CDS encoding DUF1344 domain-containing protein: MRFVVATLLATASFLSPMSGFAESADVEATIKKVDTANLVLTLDDGKTYQAPEEFNFDGLEAGVKVIVFYTEVDGKRVINDLDIVK, encoded by the coding sequence ATGCGTTTCGTCGTCGCCACGCTTTTGGCAACAGCAAGTTTCCTGTCGCCGATGAGCGGTTTTGCCGAAAGCGCCGATGTCGAGGCGACGATCAAGAAGGTCGACACCGCCAATCTCGTGCTGACGCTCGATGACGGCAAAACCTATCAGGCGCCCGAGGAATTCAATTTCGACGGCCTCGAAGCCGGCGTGAAGGTAATTGTCTTCTACACCGAGGTCGACGGCAAACGCGTCATCAACGATCTCGATATCGTCAAGTAG
- the ribB gene encoding 3,4-dihydroxy-2-butanone-4-phosphate synthase gives MSYDQKRVVDAIRAFEAGEIVVVMDDNDRENEGDLIVAAVHTTPEKMAFIVRHTSGIVCAPMPREEAKRLNLNAMVAENDSAHTTAFTVSVDFKHGTTTGISADDRTLTVRNLANPNVGAADFVRPGHIFPLVSREGGVLMRSGHTEAAVDLCKLAGLPPIGVISELVNDDGTVTRGPQVVDFAEQHGLKLVSVADLIAYRQRKETLIEHGASFDVDTPFGKAKAHTYALPWDPMQHLAVVFGDIRDGVDIPVRLHPENVAEDLFGKNSPVDFYMQKIAEEGRGVIVYLREGSVGVGHTDNGRKARSQGREAHAEAQTRDSEWLEVGLGAQILKDLGVSSIKLLTSRERHYVGLEGFGIKISKTEIC, from the coding sequence ATGTCTTACGACCAAAAGCGCGTCGTCGACGCCATCAGGGCCTTCGAGGCCGGCGAGATCGTCGTCGTCATGGACGACAATGACCGTGAGAACGAGGGCGACCTGATCGTCGCCGCCGTCCACACCACGCCGGAAAAGATGGCCTTCATCGTGCGTCACACCTCGGGCATCGTCTGCGCGCCGATGCCGAGGGAAGAGGCCAAACGCCTCAACCTCAATGCCATGGTGGCGGAAAACGATTCGGCCCATACGACGGCCTTCACCGTCTCGGTCGATTTCAAGCACGGCACGACGACCGGCATTTCCGCCGACGACCGGACGCTGACGGTGCGCAATCTCGCCAATCCGAATGTGGGTGCGGCCGATTTCGTCCGTCCCGGCCACATCTTTCCGCTCGTCTCCCGCGAAGGCGGCGTGCTGATGCGCTCCGGCCATACGGAGGCCGCCGTCGACCTCTGCAAGCTTGCCGGCCTGCCGCCGATCGGCGTCATCTCCGAGCTGGTCAATGACGACGGCACCGTCACACGCGGCCCGCAGGTGGTCGATTTCGCCGAGCAGCACGGGCTGAAGCTCGTCTCCGTCGCCGATCTCATTGCCTATCGTCAGCGCAAGGAAACGCTCATCGAACATGGCGCGAGCTTCGATGTCGACACGCCGTTCGGCAAGGCCAAGGCCCATACCTATGCCCTGCCCTGGGACCCGATGCAGCATCTTGCCGTCGTCTTCGGCGACATCCGCGACGGCGTCGACATCCCGGTCCGCCTGCATCCAGAGAATGTCGCCGAGGATCTGTTCGGCAAGAACAGCCCGGTCGATTTCTACATGCAGAAGATTGCCGAGGAAGGCCGCGGCGTCATCGTCTATCTGCGCGAGGGCTCGGTCGGCGTCGGCCACACCGACAATGGCCGCAAGGCCCGCAGCCAGGGCCGCGAAGCCCATGCCGAAGCGCAGACGCGCGACAGCGAATGGCTGGAAGTCGGCCTCGGCGCCCAGATCCTCAAGGACCTCGGCGTCAGCTCGATCAAGCTGCTCACCAGCCGCGAGCGCCACTATGTCGGCCTGGAAGGCTTCGGCATCAAGATCAGCAAGACGGAGATCTGCTGA
- the aroC gene encoding chorismate synthase has protein sequence MSHNTFGHLFRVTTWGESHGPALGCVVDGCPPGLRFTLADLQVWLDKRKPGQSRFVTQRREEDLVKVLSGVMLDADGETMTSTGTPISMLIENTDQRSKDYGEIARQYRPGHADYTYDLKYGIRDYRGGGRSSARETAARVAAGGIARLVVPGVTVRGALVQIGKHKIDRRNWDWDQVGQNPFFSPDAAIVPVWEEYLDGIRKNGSSIGAVIEVIAEGVPAGLGAPIYSKLDQDIASLLMSINAVKGVEIGNGFAAAETSGEDNADEMRMGNDGVPIFLSNNAGGILGGISTGQPIVARFAVKPTSSILTERQSIDADGKNVEVRTKGRHDPCVGIRAVPIGEAMVACAVADHYLRDRGQTGRLK, from the coding sequence ATGTCGCACAATACATTCGGTCACCTCTTCCGCGTAACCACCTGGGGCGAAAGCCATGGTCCGGCGCTCGGCTGCGTCGTCGACGGCTGCCCTCCGGGGCTGCGCTTCACGCTCGCCGACCTGCAGGTCTGGCTCGACAAGCGCAAGCCCGGCCAGTCCCGCTTCGTCACGCAGCGGCGTGAGGAGGATCTGGTAAAGGTGCTCTCCGGCGTCATGCTGGATGCCGACGGCGAGACGATGACATCAACCGGCACGCCGATCTCGATGCTGATCGAGAATACCGACCAGCGCTCCAAGGATTATGGCGAGATCGCCCGGCAATATCGCCCCGGCCACGCCGATTATACCTATGACCTGAAATACGGCATTCGCGACTATCGCGGCGGCGGCCGCTCCTCGGCGCGCGAGACCGCCGCGCGCGTTGCCGCCGGCGGCATTGCCCGCCTCGTCGTTCCCGGTGTGACGGTGCGCGGCGCGCTGGTGCAGATCGGCAAGCACAAGATCGACCGGCGCAACTGGGACTGGGATCAGGTCGGACAGAACCCGTTTTTCTCCCCCGATGCGGCGATCGTGCCGGTCTGGGAGGAGTATCTCGACGGCATCCGCAAGAACGGCTCGTCGATCGGCGCCGTCATCGAAGTGATCGCCGAGGGCGTGCCCGCCGGCCTCGGTGCGCCGATCTATTCGAAGCTCGACCAGGATATCGCCTCGCTGCTGATGTCGATCAACGCCGTCAAGGGTGTGGAGATCGGCAACGGTTTTGCCGCCGCCGAAACGTCGGGCGAAGACAATGCCGACGAGATGCGCATGGGCAATGACGGCGTGCCGATCTTCCTTTCCAACAATGCCGGCGGTATTCTCGGCGGGATCTCGACCGGACAGCCGATCGTCGCGCGTTTCGCCGTCAAGCCGACCTCCTCGATCCTGACCGAGCGTCAGTCGATCGATGCCGACGGCAAGAATGTCGAGGTGCGCACCAAGGGCCGGCACGACCCCTGCGTTGGCATCCGTGCCGTGCCGATCGGCGAGGCGATGGTCGCCTGCGCCGTCGCCGACCATTATCTTCGCGACCGCGGCCAGACCGGCCGTCTGAAATAG